A window of Candidatus Micrarchaeia archaeon genomic DNA:
AGATAGCGGGCGGGGCGTATTCGCTCTCGACCGGAGTAGGGGTAACAGCGAACCGCGTGATACGCGAGTCCATGCAGCAGTGATTCTATGGCGCAATACGAAGTCTGGAAAACCAGGGACCTTGTGGAGCTCAGCGACGCGAAGAACTTCGAATTCCCGCACAGCGGGGAGAAAATCCTTCTCAAGAAAAGGCCGCCCATAGCGAAAACAACAAACACTGATTAAATGCTCGTGAGCACGGACCGCCACCCTTCCAGGGAGTCGCGCGCGTTTGCAAGGGCGTTCGCTTCCTCAATCGGCTCGTTTTACCGCGCGCGCGGGAAGAAAACCGTGGACGCGCTCGTTTCCGAGGCGCGGAAAAAAGGCGAGAACATCCTTTCAATAGTTTCTTCTTCGGAAATTTCCTTCATTTCCATCTCGGTTTCCAGCTGGGGGTGGAAGCAAAAGACGCTGCGCGTTATCAAATACTCTTTCGAACCGGATTTGCTGAAGAAGCCCTGCGAGATAGGCGCTTTTGAAGGCAAAGAAGGGAAGGAATTGGAATCCCTCTTCGGCTTCGACGCTTTCTACGGCGGGGACGCGGTGCTTTTCGCTGAAGGCGGGAAGATGAGAATAATCCGCAAAGAGAAAAACCTTTTGGAGATGGAATACGGAATCCAGGAGTGCAGGGTGGAAAAATGAAAAACAGCGCCGAACTCACAATTGAAGTGCCGGAAAAGGAGGCAAAGAGCATAATCGCGGCCTTGAAGAAGGAAAATGCCTCAAATAAGCGCTTTTCCAGCACCATTTACATGCGTGCGGGAAAACTGATGATAAGGGTGGAAGCCGAGGACATGGTGGCCCTGCGCTCCACCCTAAACAGCTACCTGCGCTACCTGCAGGCGATAGAGGAATTCGAGCAGAAATTCCCCGGGGATTAGGTATTTATAATTGTTCAGTCCAAATTATTCCTGCTTATTGTTGTAGCGGTTTAAATGCAGGGTGAAAAAATGAACCAACCTAATCCGGAACTCGAAAAGGACCTGGTGGAATACCAGAACGCTGAGAAACAGCTCCAGATGGTCATGCTCCAGAAGCACCAGCTCCAGCTCCAGCTCAACGAGATTTCGCTCGCGCTCGAGGAGCTCGCGAAGGCCAAAAGCGACATCTACAAGGCCACAGGGAGCATAATGATGAAAACCACGCGCGAGGACGCCGAGAAGGACCTGAAAGACCGGAAAAATCTCTTTGAGATAAGGGTGAAAACGCTCGCGCAGCAGGAGGAGAAGGCCAAATCGCAGCTTCTCAGGCTCCAGAAGAAGATAGAGGACTTGTCCAAGGGATACACTCCTTCCATGTGATGGTGGCCATATGAACATTGCCGAAGAGACTCCGCGAGCAAGGAGGCATTCCTCATTCGGCGATGAATCCCAAAAACCTGCTGCAAGCGCCGGCCCGGTTTTTGGGATGGATTTCCCTTCCTTCGTGAAAAAATACGCGAAAGCGAAGGTCGCCATAGGGCTCCACCGCAACGCGGACCCGGACGCGCTCTGCTCCGGCTACGCGCTGTCCACTATTTTTCCGGATTCCATATTGATTACTCCGGACGACATGGGCCTGCCTGCGAAGAGCCTCGCAGCCGAGCTCGGGATAAAAGTCCACGAATTCAAAAAAACCAGCAGGGCTCAGTACGAAGGGCTCATAGTTGTGGATGCAGGCAGCTACTCGATGATAAAAGAGGCGCGCGACTGGAAAATCCTCGGGCTCATAGACCACCACCAGAAGTCCCCTCCTGCGGAGCGCATAGCCGCGGAGTTCGAGCTGTGGGACGCCGCATCCCCGTCCACCTGCCAGCTTGTTTCCCAGCTGATCCAGAGTCCTGAGCCGAAGGCCGCGTTCGCGCTCGCAGTCGGAATCGTTTCCGACACCGCGCGCTTCAAAGGCGGGAACGCCCAGAGCTTCAGCGAGCTTGCGCGCCTTCTCGGAATTTGCGGAAAAAGCTACAAGGAAGTGCTGGAATGGGCCGAGCCCGAACGCGCGCCTGAAGAGAAAATGGCCATGCTGTCCGCGCTTTCGCGCGCGAAGTGCGTCGCCTATAAGAATTTTGTGATTGCAACAACAACCGTGGGCGGGAACGAAAGCGACGCTTCCTCCTCGCTGAGCGAGTTCGCGGACATATCCTTCGCCGCGAGCTGGAAAGCCAGGGAGAAGACCACGCGGGTTTCCGCTCGCGCAAGAAAGAACGTGAAGATAGCGATGAACGAGATAATGGCTGCCATAGGGAAGCGTTTCGGCGCAACCGGCGGAGGCCACGCGAAAGCCGCGGGTGCGAACGCCCTGGAAAAGCCGGAAGCTGTGCTCGAGGCCTGCGTTTCCGCAGTGAAGGACGCGCTCGACACGGATTGAGGTGTGATTTATGAGAACCATAGTGGTGGGAGGCCAGTACGGTGACGAGGGAAAAGGGAAAATACTCAGCTACCTCGCAGTGAAGGACAATCCGAAAGTGATAGTGCGCGGCGGCGTAGGCCCGAACGCCGGCCACCAGGTTTTCTACAACGGGAAGAAATACGGCCTGCGGCTCATTCCCTGCGGTTTCGTTAATGGGAGCGCGCGCCTGCTCATAGGCGCAGGAGTGCTCGTGAACCCGGAGGTTTTCCTCAAGGAGGTTGCCGAAGTAGGAGGGGAAAAGCGGTCCGGAATAGATTTCCGCGCGATTGCGATACTCCCAGAGCACCGCGAGCGCGACAAGAGCGACAACTCCAAGAAAATAGGAACAACTGGAACAGGATGCGGGCCTGCAATGATGGACCGCGTCGCGAGGGTCGCGAAATTCGTCTCTGAAATTCCGGAGCTCAAGCAGTACATTTGCGACGTTGAACAGGAGGTGAACGCTGAGAAGGACGTGCTCATAGAAGGCAGCCAGGGCTTCATGCTCTCGCTCTATTACGGGACCTATCCGTTCGTGACCAGCAAGGACACTTCCGCCTCTTCGGTTGCCGCGGACGTGGGGCTGGGCCCCAAGTCCATAGACCGTGTAATCATGGTGATAAAAGCGTACACCACCCGCGTGGGGAACGGCCCGTTCCCAGGGGAGCTTCCTGTTGATGAGGCAGTGAAGCTCGGCTTCCAGGAATACGGGACCGTAACCGGAAGACCTAGAAGGACGAGCAAGGATTTGCATTTCGAGGATTTGAGGAAAGCCGCGCGCATAAACAGCGCAACCGACATCGCGATAACCAAGATAGACATAAAATTCCAGGGAAACGCGGGAGTGCGCGAATTCTCAAAACTAACCTCAGATGCGCAGGAATTCGTGAAAAACGTTGAGAAGGAATTCGGGGTTCCGGTAACTTTGATTGGAACCGGCCCGGACGTGAATGACATAATAGATTTGAGGCACTAAAACTAAACTTTTCTTATTCGCGCCCCTGATATTTTTTCGCGGTTCGCGGCAAGCACCATGGCACCTTCCGCCTCCCTGAATTTGCCCTCGGCTTCGGCATTGCTCGGATCTATCGTCTGCGCCCTCTTGTAGTATTGGAGCGCGGTTTCAAGGCTCCCCATATCGCCATGGGCATAAGAGTTGTAGTAAACATCCCCCGTGGCCATATAGCCAGTTGCGTATTCTTTGGGCAAGTTTAGGCCGCGCGCCTTTTCCCCATAAGCCCTTTTGAACTCATACTCGTGCATTATCCCTGACCCCCATGCGCTGGTCATTATGTGGGGCGAAGTTGTCTCCAGGTAGCGCACATTATTTTCCTTGCGATAAACTTTGAGCACCGCGTGCGGTTCCCCCCTTCTTGATACCAGCATTACCGAGCTTTTTATCCCGAATTCGCGCAGAATGTCCCCGGCCAGGTGGGCACTGGTGTCGCAGTCTATAACGCCTTTCCCGCTTTTGGAAAATGAGTCCACAGAATCTGAAAGCAGGCCAGTGGGCCTATAATTAAAATGGCTGTTTATGAATTGCACAGCCAGCTTCGCGACATCCTCGGCTTTCGCCCCATTTATCTCTTCCGGCACTCCCCTCTTGAATTTCCTGGATTTTATGTACTCATGGGCCATGTCCAGGATTTCAGCATACTTTGCCTGCAGTTTCTCAACATCTTCCTTGCTTCGATTGGACCACATTCGGTTCTCCAGGCTTATCTGGTTAGGCCCCACAAGCGTTTCCTTGGGTTCCAGCCGGCCTTTAGTTTCACGGGCTCTGACGGCAGGTTCATCAACCGTTTTTTCCTTTCTCTTGGGCACGAGTTTTCTGATTAAGCGCCTGAACCAGCCAGGCTTCTTCTCGGCTTCGTTCTGCACTCTTTCCTGCATTTGGGCCATAACAACGGCTTTGGAGTGAAGATTATAAAAAGCTGCGCTGGCGCTTATGAAAAAAGTTCGCAGAGAAGGTTGGATTCGCCGGAGCGTCGGCGAATGCCCTTCTCCGCTCTATTTCATTCGCAGAGAAGGAGATTGTCAGCTTTGCTGTTTTTTCAACAGCGAATGCTTTTGAACTCCTAAGCCCAGAAGGGCACTAGATTTCAAGTCTAGCGCGATACCAGGTTCCGCCATCTCTGCACCATATCCAGTCGCCTGAAAACGGCGACTGTCCCTCAAAAACCATCGGTTTTCGAGGTCCCTTTTTCTTTGGAAAAGAAAAAAGGTCTGCGTTGTTGCCGAAGTGTTCGGCAACTTCGCCGCAAAGAGCTTCGCTCTATTGCGGAGGTATTCACCCCAAAAAAGAAACCTTAATCTGCGGAGAGCATTCGCCAGCAGGCGAATCCAATCTCTGCAGACAAACCTCCAATTCTTCGGAGCGCCGAAAAACCGCCCGTAATACGTTTAAGGAGCTTAAGGAGCTGAACAAAATAAAAACCATCCTGTTTCCAGCTGGATTTTGCCCTTTTGCACTTCGGACCCGGGACTAAGGCTTTAAAGAATTATTCA
This region includes:
- a CDS encoding prefoldin subunit beta; protein product: MNQPNPELEKDLVEYQNAEKQLQMVMLQKHQLQLQLNEISLALEELAKAKSDIYKATGSIMMKTTREDAEKDLKDRKNLFEIRVKTLAQQEEKAKSQLLRLQKKIEDLSKGYTPSM
- a CDS encoding DHH family phosphoesterase, which codes for MNIAEETPRARRHSSFGDESQKPAASAGPVFGMDFPSFVKKYAKAKVAIGLHRNADPDALCSGYALSTIFPDSILITPDDMGLPAKSLAAELGIKVHEFKKTSRAQYEGLIVVDAGSYSMIKEARDWKILGLIDHHQKSPPAERIAAEFELWDAASPSTCQLVSQLIQSPEPKAAFALAVGIVSDTARFKGGNAQSFSELARLLGICGKSYKEVLEWAEPERAPEEKMAMLSALSRAKCVAYKNFVIATTTVGGNESDASSSLSEFADISFAASWKAREKTTRVSARARKNVKIAMNEIMAAIGKRFGATGGGHAKAAGANALEKPEAVLEACVSAVKDALDTD
- a CDS encoding adenylosuccinate synthetase yields the protein MRTIVVGGQYGDEGKGKILSYLAVKDNPKVIVRGGVGPNAGHQVFYNGKKYGLRLIPCGFVNGSARLLIGAGVLVNPEVFLKEVAEVGGEKRSGIDFRAIAILPEHRERDKSDNSKKIGTTGTGCGPAMMDRVARVAKFVSEIPELKQYICDVEQEVNAEKDVLIEGSQGFMLSLYYGTYPFVTSKDTSASSVAADVGLGPKSIDRVIMVIKAYTTRVGNGPFPGELPVDEAVKLGFQEYGTVTGRPRRTSKDLHFEDLRKAARINSATDIAITKIDIKFQGNAGVREFSKLTSDAQEFVKNVEKEFGVPVTLIGTGPDVNDIIDLRH
- a CDS encoding KEOPS complex subunit Pcc1; amino-acid sequence: MKNSAELTIEVPEKEAKSIIAALKKENASNKRFSSTIYMRAGKLMIRVEAEDMVALRSTLNSYLRYLQAIEEFEQKFPGD